The following are from one region of the Ruficoccus sp. ZRK36 genome:
- a CDS encoding IS66 family transposase yields the protein MTDREAALEAKLEAAQLENRLLREKIDALVRALYGKKSEKLDPAQLELLGGLAEKIDEAPAAVEPPAGVTQKAPSKPRRPGPRVPEHLPVKEVVLDPDEVLACPQEWRLMGEEVSEQLDYEPGRFYRRRLIRRKYVRKDAPFTAPVIAPLPPCMQERCLATPELIAQVVIGKYADHLPLYRQSQIYRRAGVELSRQTLCRWVDLAADTCQLLYEWMAREQMAHAYLQIDETPIPYLDPGRGQTAKGYLWVCSLPNGYVIYIWHPSRSAECLQQILPEHYRGIIQCDGYAAYPSVARQRAGPDLELEQGPVQLASCWAHTRRKFFEAREHAPSVAGWILGQIAQLYRVEQRLRDDKAGPALRSARRATQSAPVVARLKRALPILRQRYRPQCSMAKAIDYALGQWSGLEAFLQNGAIDIDNNEVERAIRPTKIGAKNWTFIGSETSGRTAAILYTLIESAKRYGLDPYQYLLLLLRELPAATNWQIQAYTPAAIAKSKRLLPANAA from the coding sequence ATGACCGACCGCGAAGCCGCCCTCGAAGCCAAACTGGAGGCGGCTCAGTTGGAAAACCGGTTGTTGCGGGAGAAGATCGACGCGCTGGTGCGTGCCCTTTACGGCAAAAAGAGCGAGAAGCTGGACCCCGCGCAACTTGAGCTGCTCGGAGGGCTTGCGGAAAAAATAGACGAGGCTCCCGCCGCCGTTGAGCCGCCCGCGGGAGTCACCCAAAAGGCTCCGAGCAAGCCCCGCCGCCCCGGTCCGCGCGTGCCCGAGCACCTGCCGGTGAAGGAAGTCGTGCTCGACCCGGACGAGGTGCTGGCTTGCCCGCAAGAGTGGCGGCTGATGGGCGAAGAGGTCAGCGAGCAGCTCGATTACGAGCCGGGGCGCTTTTACCGTCGCCGCCTGATCCGGCGCAAGTACGTCCGCAAGGACGCTCCCTTTACCGCGCCGGTGATCGCGCCGCTGCCTCCGTGTATGCAGGAACGCTGCCTGGCCACCCCGGAACTGATCGCTCAGGTGGTGATCGGCAAATATGCCGATCACCTTCCGCTTTACCGGCAGTCGCAGATTTACCGGCGCGCAGGCGTGGAGCTCTCGCGGCAGACCCTGTGTCGCTGGGTGGACCTGGCCGCCGATACCTGCCAGTTGCTCTACGAGTGGATGGCCCGCGAGCAGATGGCCCACGCCTACCTGCAAATCGATGAGACGCCCATCCCGTACCTTGATCCGGGCCGGGGCCAAACCGCCAAGGGCTACCTGTGGGTCTGCTCCCTGCCCAACGGCTACGTCATTTACATCTGGCATCCGAGCCGCTCAGCCGAGTGCCTCCAGCAGATACTCCCCGAGCACTACCGAGGCATTATCCAGTGTGACGGCTACGCCGCCTATCCCAGTGTGGCCAGACAACGCGCCGGACCGGACCTGGAGCTGGAACAGGGACCGGTTCAGTTGGCCAGTTGCTGGGCCCATACCCGGCGCAAGTTTTTTGAAGCTCGCGAACACGCCCCGAGCGTGGCCGGATGGATACTCGGGCAGATCGCCCAGCTTTACCGCGTTGAGCAACGCCTGCGTGACGACAAGGCCGGACCCGCCTTGCGGTCAGCTCGGCGTGCCACGCAGTCGGCCCCCGTCGTGGCCCGCCTGAAAAGGGCCTTGCCCATCCTGCGCCAGCGCTACCGCCCCCAGTGCTCCATGGCCAAGGCCATCGACTACGCCCTGGGCCAGTGGAGCGGACTGGAAGCCTTCCTCCAAAACGGGGCCATCGACATCGACAACAACGAGGTCGAGCGAGCCATCCGCCCCACCAAGATCGGCGCCAAAAACTGGACCTTTATCGGCTCGGAAACATCAGGAAGAACCGCTGCCATCCTTTACACCCTCATCGAGTCTGCCAAACGATACGGACTCGACCCCTACCAGTACCTCCTCCTCCTGCTCAGGGAACTCCCCGCCGCCACCAACTGGCAAATCCAAGCCTACACCCCTGCCGCCATCGCCAAGAGCAAACGACTCCTGCCGGCAAACGCCGCCTGA
- the tnpB gene encoding IS66 family insertion sequence element accessory protein TnpB (TnpB, as the term is used for proteins encoded by IS66 family insertion elements, is considered an accessory protein, since TnpC, encoded by a neighboring gene, is a DDE family transposase.), giving the protein MLSFSGSLRVFVALEPCDMRKGFSGLEALVTQRLKESVRGGALFLFTNKRRTRLKALYFDGTGLWLLNKRLEVGRFSWPVSTDPTAVKLRLRPEAFVLLCDGVQMQGAKFLPWYEREP; this is encoded by the coding sequence ATGCTGAGCTTCAGCGGGAGTCTGCGTGTGTTCGTGGCGCTGGAGCCTTGCGACATGCGCAAAGGGTTTAGTGGACTGGAAGCGCTGGTGACGCAGCGCCTGAAGGAATCGGTGCGCGGGGGAGCGCTGTTTTTGTTCACGAACAAGCGGCGCACACGCCTGAAGGCGCTTTACTTCGACGGGACGGGTTTGTGGCTCCTGAACAAAAGGTTGGAGGTTGGTCGCTTCAGTTGGCCAGTCTCGACGGACCCCACGGCAGTGAAGCTGCGGCTGCGCCCGGAGGCGTTTGTGCTGTTGTGCGACGGGGTGCAGATGCAGGGGGCAAAGTTTTTACCCTGGTATGAACGCGAGCCGTGA
- a CDS encoding WYL domain-containing protein, translating into MAKSHNYLAVERQWTLLRLIPEHPPGVTTSQLFERLKEDGHSVAKRTVERDLEQLSRQFGIACNDVSKPYGWYWLKGKKDLLESLEIKEAVSLAMAENILSQLLPLPMQEELATIFADARKKLSALSGHPLVRLQDKVRYVAPSLHFERPYIRNGILKVLKEALMEDRQITSQYAPFDQKDRELRLHPLGLVQRGPVLYLVARAFDYDDVRFYAVHRFSKVELLSEKATAPAGFSIDELVEQNAFDFGSGEMITVKARLNNTLAMYLAETPLEPKQKLSPQNGHYMLTARVRDSWQLYFWILSQGDQIEVLAPKLLRNAIADTVKEIYKLYH; encoded by the coding sequence ATGGCAAAATCGCATAATTATTTAGCTGTCGAACGTCAGTGGACTCTGCTTCGCCTTATCCCGGAGCATCCCCCTGGTGTCACCACAAGTCAGCTTTTTGAGCGATTAAAGGAAGATGGACACTCGGTTGCCAAGCGTACGGTTGAGCGGGATCTTGAGCAGCTGTCCCGGCAGTTTGGTATCGCCTGTAATGACGTTAGCAAGCCGTACGGTTGGTATTGGCTGAAGGGCAAAAAAGACCTGCTCGAATCGCTGGAGATCAAGGAGGCTGTGTCGTTGGCGATGGCTGAGAATATCCTGAGCCAACTACTTCCCCTGCCAATGCAAGAAGAGCTGGCTACGATCTTTGCGGATGCGCGTAAAAAACTGAGCGCATTGTCTGGGCATCCATTGGTGCGTCTTCAGGATAAGGTCCGCTATGTTGCTCCAAGCTTACATTTTGAGAGACCTTACATTCGCAACGGCATCCTCAAGGTCCTGAAGGAGGCCTTGATGGAGGATCGACAGATCACCTCGCAGTACGCTCCATTTGATCAAAAGGATAGGGAACTGCGTCTGCATCCGCTGGGGCTCGTCCAGCGAGGGCCGGTTCTGTACCTGGTGGCAAGGGCTTTTGACTATGACGATGTACGCTTTTATGCCGTTCATCGCTTCAGCAAAGTCGAGCTGCTTTCAGAAAAAGCCACGGCTCCAGCTGGTTTCTCCATCGATGAACTGGTTGAGCAAAACGCCTTTGATTTCGGATCGGGCGAGATGATTACTGTTAAGGCCCGGCTCAACAACACGCTCGCCATGTACTTGGCTGAGACACCGCTAGAGCCCAAGCAAAAACTCTCGCCTCAAAACGGACACTACATGCTCACAGCTCGCGTTCGCGACAGTTGGCAACTGTATTTCTGGATACTTTCACAGGGCGATCAGATCGAAGTTCTCGCGCCAAAATTACTGAGAAATGCGATTGCTGATACGGTGAAGGAAATTTACAAATTATATCATTAG
- a CDS encoding DUF262 domain-containing protein produces MNIWRLSSSWSQDGNYDSTILDIFWKHGVVFIRDDGKPLHSVNHADNDEEGDLIAVTDGDRIVGLAKPLTAVLDFTELKMGLRKSDAQRLSDAEADIRGFRVRFLNVSDLDDLGDQEPSRFCRINDETLKTRLKEIWTSKNCEDASKAFKIEASTKTLDKLIREKGDQDVTLYQVPVYQRPYAWGEDQIQRFLGDIIRGINKGEDMFIGTIQLSAKRLLDPRGEYYQEVIDGQQRLTTCALILKALELLSPDESFSAFTKQFTWIETRVSNGLMQKYLDQTLFENALEDSSELNIYATNLKLIKKILEEWMSKDGEENSWQYNPLELFEYLTKKLHFVVIQTEAGLSKTLQIFNTINTAGLDLNGGDLFKVRAYEYFKDYHQFDCFDDISELYEKIDRINSNKRRSVCSIQEVLNIYQTIIVGKTYDPTPDKQSGLPISTIRFAPETFFERLFDTRFGIQRWENFTSVTKLDLASRIIDLNELQWIVEECNRLDSKWYSNNLYTETFLAFNLIYNSRYSEYIHLWHVFRFAYKDHENRQKLSTEYMKALARLFTIYSIIYAKKVNEMHTYIGNLVREMFNESAENIIDKLNEKIETKRDHFYSELDSQFAWYPTPKNLLCRLLEWLAREPAQRDPSETRMIFEGSYDIEHIQSLNDIKQEEREAISKEWGDKINGLGNLMLLEYDINRSIGNKTFDLKILRYGGDEEDCSKLTVPNSISKDYQGNKIWKMEFGEKKLQNDKEQLMRFIFG; encoded by the coding sequence ATGAACATTTGGAGATTGTCATCAAGCTGGAGCCAAGATGGGAATTATGACTCCACTATCCTTGATATTTTTTGGAAACATGGAGTCGTTTTTATCCGCGATGACGGAAAGCCCTTACATTCCGTTAACCATGCCGATAATGATGAGGAAGGAGACCTTATCGCCGTAACCGATGGTGATCGCATCGTGGGTTTAGCAAAGCCCCTAACTGCCGTTTTAGACTTCACTGAGCTGAAGATGGGGCTGAGAAAGTCGGATGCACAAAGACTGTCTGATGCCGAGGCCGACATCCGGGGATTTCGAGTGCGCTTCCTCAATGTATCTGATCTGGATGATCTTGGGGATCAAGAACCGAGTCGCTTTTGCCGTATTAATGACGAAACACTCAAAACTCGACTCAAAGAGATTTGGACGTCGAAGAATTGTGAAGACGCCAGCAAAGCTTTCAAAATTGAGGCATCAACCAAGACCTTGGATAAACTGATTCGCGAAAAGGGTGACCAGGATGTGACCCTCTACCAAGTTCCCGTATACCAGCGCCCATATGCCTGGGGAGAGGATCAAATACAGCGTTTTCTTGGTGACATTATCCGAGGCATAAACAAGGGCGAAGACATGTTTATCGGAACCATACAGCTTTCGGCGAAACGTTTGTTGGATCCAAGAGGCGAATACTACCAGGAAGTCATTGATGGACAGCAAAGACTGACTACCTGCGCTCTGATTTTGAAAGCTCTTGAGCTCCTCAGTCCTGATGAGTCTTTTTCGGCTTTCACGAAACAGTTCACTTGGATCGAGACACGAGTCAGCAACGGCCTAATGCAGAAGTATCTCGATCAAACCCTGTTTGAAAACGCGTTGGAAGATAGTTCGGAGCTGAATATCTATGCGACCAACCTCAAGCTTATCAAAAAAATACTCGAAGAATGGATGAGCAAAGACGGGGAAGAAAATTCATGGCAATACAACCCGCTTGAGCTCTTTGAATACCTCACAAAGAAGCTTCATTTCGTTGTCATCCAAACCGAGGCCGGGCTTTCCAAAACACTCCAGATTTTTAATACCATCAACACTGCAGGTCTAGATCTCAACGGAGGCGACCTGTTCAAGGTTAGAGCATACGAATACTTCAAGGACTATCATCAATTCGACTGTTTCGATGACATCAGCGAACTGTATGAAAAGATTGACCGTATAAACTCAAACAAAAGACGTTCAGTTTGCTCGATTCAAGAGGTTCTCAATATATACCAGACTATCATCGTGGGCAAGACATACGACCCCACTCCAGATAAACAGTCAGGACTCCCCATTTCCACGATCCGTTTTGCTCCAGAAACGTTCTTCGAGCGTCTTTTTGATACCCGTTTCGGCATTCAACGTTGGGAAAACTTTACCAGCGTCACCAAACTCGACCTAGCAAGTCGCATCATCGACCTGAATGAACTTCAATGGATTGTCGAAGAATGCAACCGACTCGATAGTAAATGGTATAGTAACAATCTGTATACTGAGACTTTTTTGGCGTTCAATCTGATCTATAATAGTCGATATTCGGAGTATATACATCTCTGGCACGTCTTCAGGTTTGCCTACAAAGACCATGAAAACAGGCAAAAGCTTTCGACGGAATACATGAAGGCCTTGGCTCGCCTATTTACGATCTACAGTATCATCTATGCCAAAAAGGTGAACGAGATGCATACCTATATTGGAAATCTGGTTCGTGAGATGTTCAACGAGTCGGCAGAAAATATCATCGATAAGCTAAATGAAAAAATTGAAACAAAAAGAGACCATTTCTACTCAGAACTCGATTCGCAGTTCGCATGGTATCCGACCCCAAAGAACCTGCTCTGCCGGCTTTTGGAATGGTTGGCCAGAGAGCCCGCCCAAAGAGACCCTAGTGAAACTCGCATGATCTTTGAGGGATCATACGACATTGAGCACATTCAGTCTTTAAACGACATTAAACAAGAGGAGCGAGAGGCAATCTCAAAGGAATGGGGTGATAAGATCAACGGGCTTGGCAACCTGATGTTGCTCGAATACGACATCAACCGCTCCATCGGTAATAAGACCTTTGATTTAAAAATCCTTCGCTATGGCGGCGACGAAGAGGATTGCAGTAAGCTAACAGTCCCCAACTCCATTTCCAAAGACTATCAAGGAAACAAAATCTGGAAAATGGAATTTGGAGAGAAGAAGCTTCAGAACGATAAAGAACAGCTGATGCGCTTCATCTTCGGATAG
- a CDS encoding 3'-5' exonuclease has product METFTALDFETAQGYRWSICQVGLVRVVDGTVVDKLSLLVQPPDNYYWRSFSKIHGIHRWDTQNSPTFDQVWPQIHPYIEGQTVVAHNSSFDFGCLEQTLSHYGMEMPTFSGHCTYRIYGKGLGPLCQELGIPLNHHDALSDAMACATLYLRCCINQVPASLTAIESTYGNV; this is encoded by the coding sequence ATGGAAACATTCACTGCACTCGATTTCGAAACCGCGCAGGGCTACCGTTGGAGCATTTGCCAAGTTGGGCTTGTGCGTGTAGTTGACGGTACGGTCGTAGATAAACTGAGCCTGCTTGTACAGCCGCCAGACAATTACTACTGGCGCTCTTTCTCTAAAATACACGGCATTCACAGGTGGGATACTCAAAACTCTCCAACCTTCGATCAAGTCTGGCCCCAGATACACCCGTATATCGAAGGCCAAACTGTCGTCGCCCATAACAGCTCGTTCGACTTCGGCTGCCTGGAGCAAACCCTCTCTCATTACGGGATGGAAATGCCGACTTTTTCGGGGCACTGCACGTATCGGATTTACGGAAAAGGCCTCGGGCCCCTTTGCCAGGAGCTTGGCATCCCCCTGAATCACCACGACGCCCTTTCCGATGCAATGGCCTGTGCAACACTCTACCTGAGGTGCTGCATAAACCAAGTACCAGCTTCTTTAACAGCCATTGAAAGCACATATGGAAACGTTTGA
- a CDS encoding RHS repeat-associated core domain-containing protein, whose product MAEETGSVYLAPNPENFVYDADGNLKLDGRWSYSWDAENRLIAMQPTTDALAAGVPNRKLEFSYDAQGRRYKKTVLDWSDASSAYVVSSATLYLYDGWNVIAERSATDKYYLWGLDLSGSLQGAGGVGGLLEVSVTDETAGTHTYAPAYDGNGNVMAYVDASSGEVAAQFEYGPFGEPLRATGSAADELTYRFSTKYTDPESGLLYYGYRYYSPGIGRWPSRDPIGEDGGVNLYGMVNNDPINYWDVLGRWPNFLSCFGVTGDASEYPDPRETCLTSNREGFYRHCVNTCLLSRCLSTINPVLGPIIAEQVALEAGGDRGTGNSDTEANEHGVGNTYGVGTCESMCLNDFNSYVAENCCSTDEMLDKSDSSCCDEE is encoded by the coding sequence GTGGCAGAGGAGACCGGTTCGGTTTACCTGGCCCCGAACCCAGAGAATTTTGTTTACGACGCGGACGGCAATCTTAAGCTGGATGGACGTTGGTCCTACTCCTGGGACGCCGAAAACCGCCTCATCGCCATGCAACCAACCACGGATGCCCTTGCCGCCGGTGTACCCAACCGGAAATTGGAATTTTCGTATGATGCGCAAGGCCGCCGCTATAAAAAGACGGTTTTGGACTGGAGCGACGCCAGCTCGGCCTATGTTGTCTCCTCGGCCACACTATATCTCTACGACGGCTGGAACGTGATCGCTGAGCGCTCGGCCACGGACAAGTATTACCTGTGGGGGCTAGACCTGAGCGGCTCGCTCCAAGGAGCAGGCGGCGTTGGCGGGCTGCTGGAGGTCTCCGTGACAGATGAAACCGCCGGAACGCACACTTATGCCCCCGCTTACGACGGTAATGGCAATGTCATGGCCTATGTGGACGCCTCCAGTGGCGAAGTCGCTGCGCAGTTCGAGTATGGCCCCTTCGGTGAGCCCCTGCGTGCGACCGGTAGCGCTGCCGACGAGCTCACCTACCGCTTCTCCACTAAATACACCGACCCCGAGTCCGGTCTCCTCTACTACGGCTATCGCTACTACTCTCCCGGAATAGGGCGTTGGCCATCTAGAGACCCAATCGGTGAGGACGGTGGAGTTAACCTTTACGGAATGGTCAATAATGACCCGATTAATTACTGGGATGTGCTGGGTCGTTGGCCAAATTTTCTTTCATGCTTTGGGGTTACTGGAGATGCAAGTGAGTATCCTGATCCGAGGGAAACCTGCCTGACAAGCAACCGAGAGGGTTTTTACAGGCATTGCGTTAACACTTGTTTGCTGAGTAGATGCTTATCGACGATTAATCCAGTATTGGGACCAATTATAGCAGAGCAAGTCGCTCTTGAGGCAGGAGGCGATCGTGGCACAGGCAACTCCGATACAGAAGCAAATGAACATGGAGTCGGAAACACGTATGGGGTCGGAACATGTGAGAGTATGTGCCTGAATGACTTCAATTCATACGTAGCTGAAAATTGCTGTAGCACTGACGAGATGCTAGATAAGTCTGATTCGTCTTGTTGTGATGAAGAATAA
- a CDS encoding DUF1573 domain-containing protein: MPVEVGQEQAVGVYAFKNTGNEPVTILDIHSNCGCTVPELEKKTYEPGESGEIKAIFTLGDRTGPQRKVLTVNTDMPGHPITRLVLEANIPKLMTIAPRILIWRKGTANENKEIYVTTDPANSISIEKDADGYDAPWYELVPDEDKPGRYVVLVHPESTEVSRKLKFLIVVTTPEGKQVKNGAFILVR, encoded by the coding sequence GTGCCGGTGGAGGTGGGGCAGGAGCAGGCCGTGGGGGTATATGCCTTTAAGAATACCGGGAATGAGCCAGTGACGATTCTGGATATCCACTCCAACTGCGGCTGCACGGTGCCTGAGCTGGAAAAAAAGACTTACGAGCCGGGCGAATCCGGCGAGATCAAGGCCATCTTTACCCTCGGTGACCGTACCGGACCACAACGTAAGGTGCTGACGGTGAACACAGATATGCCAGGGCACCCGATCACCCGTCTTGTCCTGGAGGCCAATATCCCCAAGTTGATGACCATTGCGCCCAGAATTCTCATCTGGCGAAAAGGGACCGCCAACGAGAATAAAGAGATCTATGTAACGACGGATCCGGCGAATAGCATCTCAATCGAAAAAGATGCCGATGGCTACGATGCTCCGTGGTATGAGCTGGTGCCGGACGAGGATAAACCCGGGCGCTACGTCGTGCTCGTGCACCCCGAGAGCACTGAAGTCAGCAGGAAGCTGAAATTCCTGATCGTCGTGACTACCCCCGAGGGGAAGCAGGTAAAAAACGGCGCCTTTATCCTCGTGCGTTGA
- a CDS encoding DUF932 domain-containing protein, whose product MITDTIEPVSPAAPQRCNLLLHCGSHAVSRCDLAQIKTPRATSTWRPIPHIRLLQVVERALLEQGFTVTGQAHGLTHDNARYFGLIEVDAPVSGLEYTYVVGVRNSHDQRFSAGVVAGSQVLVCDNLSFSGEIQLARKHTPRILQDLPGLAREAVSGLKHHWDKHDRRVDYYRRITLQDRTAHDLIVRAVDAGVMANSSIPKVLQEWRQPRHAAFKPRTAWSLQNAFTEALKGNLNLLPTRTHRLHQLLDTALGLN is encoded by the coding sequence ATGATCACAGACACGATTGAACCCGTCTCACCCGCAGCCCCTCAACGCTGCAACCTGCTCCTGCACTGCGGCAGCCATGCCGTCAGCCGGTGCGACCTTGCCCAGATCAAGACTCCCCGGGCAACCTCCACCTGGAGACCGATCCCGCACATCCGGTTGTTACAAGTCGTCGAACGTGCCCTGCTCGAACAGGGCTTTACCGTCACAGGCCAAGCCCACGGGCTCACCCATGACAATGCGCGTTACTTCGGGCTGATCGAAGTGGACGCCCCCGTATCCGGACTTGAATACACCTATGTCGTCGGCGTCCGCAACAGCCACGATCAACGCTTCTCAGCGGGAGTCGTAGCCGGGAGCCAGGTTTTAGTTTGCGATAATCTCTCGTTCTCAGGAGAAATTCAACTGGCCCGCAAACATACTCCGCGTATCCTGCAGGATCTGCCTGGCCTTGCCCGGGAGGCGGTGTCAGGGCTCAAGCATCACTGGGATAAACATGACCGCCGGGTGGATTACTACCGTCGCATCACGCTTCAGGATCGTACCGCTCACGATCTGATTGTACGTGCCGTCGATGCCGGTGTCATGGCCAACAGCTCCATCCCCAAGGTCCTGCAGGAGTGGCGTCAACCCCGACACGCGGCCTTTAAGCCCCGTACCGCCTGGAGCCTCCAGAACGCCTTCACCGAGGCCCTCAAAGGCAACCTCAACCTCCTGCCCACCCGTACCCACCGCCTCCACCAACTCCTCGATACAGCACTGGGTTTGAATTGA
- a CDS encoding PD-(D/E)XK nuclease family protein → MIQPLEHDHNGQHPSTDGLLDHISASTVKLYLTCPLKFWYKKVLKLSEPVSPSLHLGKAVHAALQHFHRARWRGECHERTTVIEAFTQAFNTPDEAPVYPNMDTRQTNHDKGIKMVEAYLDSEHGQMTELPLGVEVQLEEDLPDIPSPVLGYIDLVRVGNVPVDYKTCASTPNIQLEAFQHEAQLTLYQLLIESATGEKVEGRELVFIVKTKVPKIIVHRLAPASEREKQRVLDIACAAVDGIYHERFHPQPGMHCAWCSYRSQCAKWTGGAR, encoded by the coding sequence ATGATCCAGCCACTGGAACACGACCACAACGGCCAGCATCCCTCCACCGATGGCCTGCTTGATCACATCTCGGCCAGCACGGTCAAACTCTACCTGACCTGTCCGCTGAAGTTCTGGTACAAGAAGGTCCTTAAGTTGTCCGAGCCTGTCTCCCCCAGCCTGCACCTGGGTAAGGCTGTCCACGCCGCCTTGCAGCACTTCCACCGCGCTCGCTGGCGTGGGGAGTGCCATGAGCGGACGACGGTGATCGAGGCCTTCACACAGGCGTTTAATACGCCTGATGAGGCCCCTGTGTATCCGAACATGGATACGCGACAGACCAATCACGACAAAGGCATCAAAATGGTCGAGGCCTACCTGGACTCCGAGCACGGGCAGATGACAGAGCTTCCACTCGGTGTCGAAGTCCAACTGGAGGAGGACCTGCCGGACATCCCCAGCCCCGTGCTCGGGTACATCGATCTGGTTCGGGTGGGCAACGTACCGGTCGATTACAAGACCTGCGCGAGCACCCCAAACATCCAGCTCGAAGCCTTCCAGCACGAGGCACAGCTCACGCTCTACCAACTGCTTATCGAATCGGCAACGGGCGAAAAGGTCGAGGGCCGCGAACTGGTTTTCATCGTAAAAACCAAGGTCCCGAAGATTATCGTACACCGGCTGGCACCGGCGAGCGAACGAGAGAAACAGCGCGTGCTGGACATTGCCTGTGCGGCGGTGGACGGCATTTACCATGAGCGGTTTCATCCACAGCCAGGCATGCACTGTGCCTGGTGCAGCTACCGCTCGCAGTGCGCAAAATGGACGGGAGGGGCGCGATGA
- a CDS encoding LacI family DNA-binding transcriptional regulator, which yields MEPPRVTQSSIAKKLGLTQSTVSRALRNDSSIPPDTRAEVQRVAQELNYSPDPYLSGLASYRKRTKAARFHANLAWISNDSDGRTWRSLSIFEEYHAGASERAAELGYTLEDFALRSEGMSHTRMERILHARGIDGLLLAPQPNPNTILDFSFEQFSAIAFGYTLVKPQLHVVTMHHARSMKIAFSKLIEMGYQRPGMAVREESDARVDHSWSNTFNSLQRQHFGSRERIPTLISKNFTDEIFLKWFQKHRPDVVISINIEPYGWLQEAGVRVPQETGFAMISVQDNGELLSGIHENPKIIGAKAVDFLIEMINRRERGVPDVPVFHLIDGRWVDGQTVAYQS from the coding sequence ATGGAGCCCCCCCGCGTTACCCAAAGCAGTATAGCCAAAAAACTGGGACTGACCCAGTCAACGGTATCGCGTGCATTACGCAATGATTCCAGCATTCCACCCGATACCCGTGCTGAAGTCCAACGCGTTGCCCAGGAGCTCAATTACTCTCCCGACCCTTATCTGAGTGGCTTGGCATCATACCGCAAGCGGACCAAGGCGGCTCGTTTTCACGCGAACCTTGCGTGGATTTCCAACGATTCAGATGGTCGGACATGGCGATCCTTGTCGATTTTTGAAGAGTATCATGCAGGTGCCAGTGAGCGCGCAGCGGAGTTGGGCTACACACTGGAGGACTTTGCCCTGCGCTCTGAGGGCATGAGTCATACCCGCATGGAGCGCATCCTGCATGCGCGCGGTATCGACGGGCTTCTGCTGGCCCCCCAGCCAAACCCCAATACCATTCTGGATTTCAGCTTCGAGCAGTTCTCGGCCATCGCGTTTGGATACACCCTGGTCAAACCGCAACTACATGTCGTCACCATGCATCATGCGCGATCCATGAAAATTGCGTTCAGCAAGTTGATTGAGATGGGCTATCAACGTCCCGGAATGGCGGTGCGCGAAGAAAGCGACGCACGAGTTGACCATAGCTGGTCCAACACCTTCAATTCCTTACAACGACAGCACTTTGGCAGTCGAGAGCGGATTCCCACGCTCATATCCAAGAACTTCACCGATGAGATATTCTTAAAGTGGTTTCAAAAACACAGACCTGACGTCGTGATCAGTATCAACATCGAGCCCTACGGCTGGCTTCAAGAAGCTGGTGTGCGAGTCCCACAAGAAACCGGCTTTGCCATGATCTCTGTGCAAGACAATGGGGAACTGCTATCGGGCATTCATGAGAATCCTAAAATCATAGGAGCAAAGGCGGTTGATTTTCTAATTGAAATGATAAACCGAAGAGAACGTGGCGTCCCAGATGTCCCGGTTTTCCACCTCATTGACGGGAGATGGGTGGATGGACAAACCGTCGCATACCAAAGCTGA